TCAAAAAATAAACATATCCCTTTACAGGAAATGCCCAAAATTTTACATTTCGATCCATATGAAATTTGGTTAGTTAAGAACGACCACCGACATCAAAATCTCTCCTTTAGATAAGAGTATGAAATAACTATATCCATAAATAGGGTCACAAGTCAAGGTCGAAAAGCGGATACGATCCCTTAAAAAACTGTGATATGATGGAATTGTTATACAGTTGCTTATCCATAGTAACTGCTGGCGTCAATCATGAGAGGACAAGACACGAGAGGAGTTATATCCATGGGGAAATTGCTGACACGAAGTGAGGTTCCAATCGAGGCTACTTGGAATCTGGATGATTTGTTTGTCTCGCAAGAAGCATTCGAAGCGGGATTAAAAGCGATTGAATCGCAAGCTGCTCAATTGACTCGATTCAGAGGCAGGCTGGGAGAGGGTGCGACCGTTCTTCTGGAGTGCTTGAACGAACAGGAAGCTCTGATGGAGAGCATTAGCAAAGTCGGGGCGTATGCTAGATTACGACAATCGGAAGACGGAACCAATCCGGCCAACCTGGCAAATTCGGCCAGAACGGGCGATGTTCTCTCACGCATCCAATCTTCCCTGACGTTTATTGAATCGGAGCTGCTGGATCTCGAGGATGGAATCATCGAACAATACATAACGAAGGAAGACGGGCTTGTTCCTTATGCCCGAAGTTTGACATTGCTGCTGGAATCGAAGCCTCACCGCTTGAGTCCTGAGACGGAAAGCGTGTTGGCATCGCTGGGAGAGGTGCTCGGTTCCCCTTACCGCATCTATTTGCGCAGCAAGCTGTCGGATATGACTTTTGACGATATTCAAGTGAATGACGGAACCAAGCCGGTCTCGTTCCGCCTGTACGAGAATTCTTACGAAATGTCAGAGGATACGCAGCTTCGGCGCGAGGCCTATGCCTCGTTCACGAAGTCACTGCAGGGATCGCGCCATACATTTGCCGAGGCATACGCCACCGAAGTGAAGAAACAGGTGGTGATGTCCCGGCTTCGCGGGTATGATTCCGTAACGGACATGCTGCTGAAGCCGCAGCAAGTGACGATGGAGATGTACAACAACATTCATGATACCATTCTGACGGAGTTAGCTCCGCATATGCGAAGACTGATGAAGCTGAAGAAGCGTGTGCTCGGGCTGGATCAAATGCTGTTCTGCGATTTGAAAGCGCCGATGGACACGGATTTCAATCCAAGCATTACTTATGAAGAAGCGTGCTCCACGATTTCCAGTGCCTTGTCGATACTGGGTCCTGAATACGGCGAGATCGTTCAATCGGCGTTCTCCAAGCGCTGGGTGGATTATGCCGATAATATTGGTAAGTCTACAGGAGCGTTCTGTTCCTCCGTATACGGAGTGCATTCTTATATCCTGATGGCATGGGCGGACAATATGCGAAATGCCTTCACCTTAGCGCATGAAGTCGGGCATGCTGGTCATTTGATGCTGGCAGCGGACCATCAGCGTATCACCAACGCCCGTCCTTCCTTGTATTTTATCGAGGCGCCTTCCACGATGAACGAGCTGCTGCTGGCAGATCACCTGCTCAGTCAATCCGAGGATAAGCGGATGCGGCGCTCTGTTATTCTTCAGCTTCTGAGCACGTATTACCATAACTATGTGACTCACCTTCTGGAAGCGGAAATGCAGCGACGGGTATACCGCCATGCGATGGCCGATGAGCCGATTACCGCAGATAAGCTATCTGAGCTAAAAGGTGCTGTGTTATCCGATTTCTGGGGTGACGTGGTTGAGCTCGATGAAGGAGCAAAGCTTACCTGGATGCGACAGCCGCATTATTATATGGGTCTTTATCCATATACGTATGCCGCTGGACTAACCGCATCAACAGCTGCAGCACAATTGATTCGCGAGGAAGGTCAACCGGCTGTAGACCGCTGGCTCCAAGTCCTCAAGGCCGGAGGCAGCAAGAGTCCGCTGGAATTAATGGCTATGGCAGGGGTCGATATGTCCACTTCCGAGCCGATCTCCAAAGCGGTTGCATATGTTGGATCGCTTGTCGACGAATTGGAGTCCCTGTACGAGGAATAGTACCATTTGCATATATGGGAAAAGGGTGGTCCACAGCTCATCGCTGTAGATCACCCTTTTGCTTGTAGAGAATAGGGGAGAGACGCCTATGCTTGTTTGTCCGTGACTTCATCCTGCAGCGTACGGATCGGGATCGTAAAGTAGAAGGAGGATCCAACATTTTCGCGACTCTCGACGCCGATGACCCCGCCCATCAGCTCGACCAGTTTTTTACTGATCGCCAGTCCCAATCCCGTACCCCCATATTTGCGATTCAAGGATGGGTGAAGCTGCGAGAAGGAGGTGAACAGCTGATGCTGCTGTTCAGCAGGGATGCCAATTCCCGTATCCTTTACTTGAAAAGCAAGCGTGATTTCCTGGGTCCCGGTCCTGCGCAGTCCCTCGACACTCATCGTGATGCTGCCCTCATGCGTGAATTTGATGGCATTGCTGATGAGATTAACAAGCACTTGCCGCAGCCGCAGAGCATCGCCGATGATCACATCGGGAACAGTGGAGCTGTTGATGCTGCAGGATAATGATAATCCTTTTTCTTTTGCTTTGGCCGAGAATAAATCAACGACGACTTCAAGCAAGGAACGTAAATCGATCGGTTCCTGAATGAGTGTCATATTGCCGGTCTCGATTTTGCTGAAATCGAGAATCTCGTTCAGGATGTGCAACAGCGAGCTGCTGCTCTCCATCAAAATATCGGTATAATTCAGCTGATCCTCGTCAAGATGGGTCGTTCGTAATAGCTCAATCATGCCGATGATGCCGTTCATCGGCGTGCGGAGTTCGTGACTCATCATGGTCAGAAACTCCGTTTTCGCTTGATCTGCCCGCTCGGCATTCTCCTTCGCCCGGATGATTTCTTTCTCGTCGGTAATATCGCGGAATACCATAACGGCGCCTTTGCGCTCGCCTTGGTCCCAGATTGGATTGACCTGATAATCTGCCAGAAAGCTGGTGCCGTCGCCCCGCCAAAGCACGATTTCGGCTCTGGACAGCGGTACGCCTTGTTGGACGGCTCGAACAAGCGGAGAATCATCCCCCCGATAAAAAGTGCCGTCATGGCGAATTTCTTTGATGATCTGGTCGCAAAATCTTCCGATGGTGGTGGCCGGTTCATAATCCAGCATCGCTGCGCCTGCCGGATTGATAAATGCGACGTGTCCGTGAATGTCCAGCCCGATAATGCCTTCGGACACCGTATTCAGCAAAAGGGCGAGCTCCCGGCTCAGCTTCTTGATCTCTTCCATGGTTCGTATGCGCTCGGTGATATCCCGGGTAATGCCATAGACGCCGACGACTTCGTCATCTACGAAAATCGGGATGTTAATCGTATTGATGTCGATGGGATGTCCATCCTTATGGATAATCGTTAGATCATAGCTCTGAGGTATGCCTTCTGTTGCCTGGTTAAAATGAAACAACGTGCGAGCCATGTCCTTTTCCGCTACAATCGGTCCGAAATACATCCCGATCAGCTCGTCCAGCGTATATCCTGTCAGCTCCTGCAGATTCTGGTTGGCCGTTAAGTAGTCGCCATCCAAATTCATGGAGTATACGGCCGACGGATTATATTCAAATAGAGAACGGTATCGCTGCTCGCTTTCCTTTAGCTTGAATTCCATCAGTTTTCGTTCGGAGATGTCGCGGGCAATCGAAATGATCTCGTTCTTTTGGCCGTCCTGCGTGCTGATGTACTTGCAATTGACTTCAAACCAGATGTGCCTGCCATCCTTATGTATATAACGGAAGGTGATCGGTGTGAGCAGTTTGCCGTCCAGGCAATTGTTAAAATAGTCCTGTAGCGGTATGATATCCTCCGCGTATACATAATCGAATATACTGGTGCCAACCATCTCATCCGGACGATATCCAAGCAGTGAATAACAGGAAGGTGAACAATAAAGAAACGTTGAACAGTCTATGGTGCTGCTCGATATGAAATCAAGGGAATTTTCGGTTATGAGCTTGTACTTGTTTTCATTCTCCAGCGACTGCTGTTCAATCTGCACCTGCTCGGTGATGTCCTGCGCCATACCGACCATCTCCATGGGTCTGCCTTCCTTCGTAACGGAGACTTCCCATTGAGCTCGAATGGTTCGGATTTGACCGTCCTGAAGCTGGATCCGATAGATGATTTCATCCGCCTTTCCTAGAATGGCTCTGCTCACGGCTGCCTCCAGCCGCTCACGGTCCTCCGGGACGACCAATGACAGCAGCGTGTTATGGTTTGGTTCAGTGGCACGGATCTGATATCCGTAAATTCGCCTCATTTCATCGCTGTAGGTGAGCGTATGCGTGATCAAGTCCCAACGCCAGGAACCGATCTTGGCAATCCGCTGCGCATGGGCCAGCGTATCCTCATCCGTTTTGCGCTTGGTAATGTTTCGTCCAATGGCCAGAACCTTGTTAACCTCGCCGTGAGCTCCCCGAATTAACTGAAAAGACGTTTCAAACCATAAATAATGCCCGTCCTTATGGCGAATGCGACGAACGAAACTATCTTCCTCTGAAAATAGCTTGCCCGGTTCTTTCATTTGCTCGGAATCCACCTGGTGATAGTAATCGATCCGGCATTGGCCCGTCATTTCTTCTTGGGTGTATCCGAGTATTTCCGTCACAGATGGTGAGATGTATTCGATGATGCCATCAGCGCTGCTGATGGATATAAGATCTTGTCCGCTCTTAGAAATGAGTGCAAGGAGTTCATCATTCTTAATGGTCGGAGGCAAAGACGATTTCTCCTGTACGGTCCCGGGCTCTATACAGCATAATATCCATGGAGCCTCTCCAGGGGCGGGATGGTTCAGCAGGGAAATCGAGACAGAGACATGGACTTGATCTCCGTTACGGTGGATAAAATATGAGTCTCTCTTGAGCGTGGACGTTTGTTCATATGTCAATGATTGCAATATTTGTTGAATCGATAGATTAGATAGAACTTGGATTTCGGAAGGTTTGAGCTGAAGCAGGTCTGAACGTTTGGATTCGGTAAGTTCGCAGAAACGATCATTAACCTTCGCCACAGGCTCGTCAACCGCAGAGATCAGGATCGCCCCCATAGGCAATTTATCAAACATCTGTTCCCAGACCCAATGTTCCGCTGTTTGCCTCATGATTATATAGATGCCTCCCTAACTTAAGCTATACCCTTTGATCATAGAGGATAGGATCACTCTATCGCAATAGTAAATACCAGTGCTGCATTTGAACTTGGACATCAAGGCGCGTGAAAGCCAACCGATAAGAGGAGCATCCTTATGGCTGGCGAGATTAACCTTACGGTACATCCGTTTACGAATGATGTTTTAATCCTCTTTTTTATTTGTGCAGCAGGTCACGCTCGTCGACGTTTTTGTCAAAATAATGCCCGGCATAAGAGCAAGCGGGGATGATTTTCAAATCTTCTTCCCGAGCGTATCCTATTACTTTTCGCACGAGTTCGTCGGCGATTCCTTGCCCTCGCAGGCTGGGTGAGATATAGGTATGATCGATACTGATCACTCCGTTTCCTTGAGGCGAGTAGGAGATTTTGGCTACCGTTTTTCCATTGTTTTCAATAAAAAAGCTGCCGGGCTTTGTCTGTATATTTCGATTGTCCATGATGTTTAACCCTCCTTCATCTGGTTGTACTATACCCGTATCTACGATGCATTAAACGGATTTCACATAGGCGAACACCCTTGACGGGACATTTGCATACAATGCGGGTAGAAGAGAACGAAGGAGGAGCATCATGAACAATTATTCAACGCAACCGCAAATGCTGTTTCAATGCGATCACCATCTGGTACATTCCATGAAAAAGCATAAGGAACATGCTCACGCAGCGCTCAAAAAAGCCGTGAACCGAAAAGTTAGAGTGCAAACCTTGGACGATGAAGTCTTTGAGGGTATCATTATTAACCTGGATGCCAAAAATGTGTACATTCAAATCGAGCAAGGGGATCGAGGTTTTTATCCCGGCCCTTATCCGAGACCAAGACCACCATACCCGCCATACCCGTACAATCCGTATTACAGCAATGTGATTCTGCCACTGGCGTTGTTTGATCTGCTCGCGGTGAGCTTGCTGTGGTAGTGAGTATCGTTTAAGTAAAAACCTGCAGATTTTGTCTGCAGGTTTTTTTGTTGGAAAGGAGTTGAGGGTATCAGACCAATTTCAGATATAACTATTTACATACATTCTGTTTGTATGTTAAATTGGATTCATCCCATTTAGAAGGAGATGTTTTCCAGATGAAACTGCAAGGATTTTATCCTGTTATCATGACAGAGAAGGTTGCCGAGAGCACAGAGTTTTACACACGGTTGTTTGGATTTGAGGTTGTTTTTGAAGCGGATTGGTATGTAAGCCTGAAGAATGGAGACCAGGGACAAGGCGCTTATGAAATGGCCCTCTTGTCCAAAAATCATCCCACGGTACCGTCTTCCTTTCAGAAACCAGTGCAGGGATTGATTCTTAATTTTGAGGTGGAGGATGTGGATGCCGAGTATCAAAGGCTGATCATCCACGAAAAGCTGCCGCTTCATCTGGATATACGGGATGAGGAATTTGGGCAGAGGCACTTTATTACCAGTGACCCGAATGGGGTGATGATCGATATGATTAAAGTCATTCCGCCTTCACAAGCATTTATGGAGCTGTATAATGAAGATGTGTGGTCCACCGATGATGACCAACCCGGTAAATGAGTACATCCACCGCATTAAAGGACTACTTTGGAAGAGAACTGGCGATTCTTTTATCAGATCGAATTAAGCCGCTTGCTCCGGAGTTTCCCTCGGAGGTTTTCATTGAAGCCGTAAGCCGCAAGACAGCGACGCTTGAATTGAAAGGAAGGGTAGCCGTTATTGCGGAAGAATTGCAGCAGGCCCTGCCCTTTGGTTATCCGGATAGTTTGGAGATTTTACTCGGCATCATAGGACCAGAGAATGAAACAGAGAAAGGAATGTTCACGGAAGGGTATTTTCTCATGCCGATTGCATATTTTGTGGAACGATATGGGCTTGATCACTTTGAAATATCGATGAACGCGTTATATGAAATTACCAAACGGCACACATCGGAGTATGCGATTAGGCCCTTTCTGCTCCATTATGAAGATCTGTGTCTTGAAATTTTGAAGGACTGGCTTTCGGATGATAATTCGCATGTCCGTCGCCTGGTTAGTGAAGGTACCCGGCCTCGTCTGCCGTGGGCAAAGCGAATTCCAGTGATCAAGGGAGATCCTGCCCACAATTTGGCACTGCTAGAGCCCCTTCTGCAGGATTCCTCTGGCTATGTCCGCAAATCGGTTGCGAATCATCTTCATGATCTAAACAAAGATTACCGGGATACCGTCCTTCCCTGGCTGCTTGAACATCTGGAATCGTGTGGGATGTACGGTCCTTGGATACTTCAGCATTCGCTAAGATCCATGGCCAAGAGCGGAGATCAGGAAGTGCTGAAGCTACTAACGTCCATGAGAATAGCATCCGAATGATGCATAGGAGAGAGAAACGCGAATTATGAGAAGAACCAAAAGCGAAGCTAACGAAACTATACAGTTGCTGCTGAAGGTAGCCAGAACACATTTCACGGAAAAAGGTTATGCCAATGCGGCACTAGAGGAGATTGCCGACGAAGCTAAAGTTACCCGCGGTGCGCTGTATCATCATTTTAAGAATAAACAAGGGCTGTTTCTTGCCGTGCTAGAATTAGTGCAGTCGGAAATTGGGCAGCGCGTGGAGGCGGAAGCAGATAGCTCTGAGGATCCTTGGGAGCAGCTTCTGTATGGCTGTCGGGCTTTTATTGCGACCGTGGTAGAGCCGCAGAATAAGCGCATTATGCTCATTGACGGTCCGAGTGTCGTAGGGTGGGAGTCTTGGCGCGAGATGGACGAGCAGAATTCGATGAGTCACCTAAGGGAGCAGCTAGCCTTCATGCAGAATCAGGGAATGATGAAGACCGTTCCGGTTGATGCTATGACGCATGCCTTGTCCGGCGCTTTAAACGAATGCTCGCTGTGGGTTGCTCAAATGCCGGAAACGGATAAGGGCATCGAGGAGACGATGGATGTAATTACCGGCATGTTACAGTGGTTTAGAGTAAGTTGATTCCCGGATAACTAAACCACGGTGTAGGTATTAATGTTAATTTTAGTAGCAAATCATGTTAAACATCCGATCCGGATCCGGGCCGGATGTTTTGGCGGCCTACATACCTGTATGAGATTAAAGCACTAGAGAAGGTTTTCCCCCTAATATGGACCGGATATCCAGCAAACCTTACAATTTGCATGAATGTTGTATGCTGGAGAAGTACATCCAAAATCCATGAAATGGAAGGGGTTAAACATGAAATCAATGAAGCCGCTGCAGGAGTTTTTGGAAGAACAACAGGATAACCCGATCGAAGCCATCGGAAGCTACATTTCCGAACACATTGAAGGGAACTGGCAAAAAGTACTTACCGTAAACCAGGAAAAACTGCTGAAGGCATACAACGAGGCTGGAGATGCGGCGTATGGGACGTTTTTGAACCTGTTATTCTTACCGATTCATAAACAATTAAAGGAGATGGGAATACGTCCTGAACCTAATTTCCCGGGTAACTTCGACATCTCAAGAGAATGGGGAAGTCAGGAAGGGACAGACCAGCAGCGCTGGATGTGGAGCACGGTTTATTCGCCGGTGAAGGAGCCGCTCGGCACCATCGTTACCGTTGTATATCATGACCATACACAGTTTCGCGTCCCAAGGCAGCCTCGAATCATAGCCTTGCATGAGAGAGGAAAAGAGGAAGTCGTCGCGGCCCTTTCGCTTAAATCCCCGGATTTTAAGGAAGCGCTCGAGTTTACGGTTGAATATGAAGCATATCTTCGGGGTGTACAGGAGTAAGGAAGGAAAGCTCTGTCAGCGCGATTATTCTACCCGCCGGGAGATGATTCGCGCTTGCGTAGAATATCAGACGGGTCATTAACCTATAAAAAGCGCCTTGAGCAGGATGAAAATATCCTGGCACAAGGCGCTTTTAACATTTAGATTGAAGCCAGCTGATCGATCGTTAGGTCTAACCAGTCTAATTCTTCCCTCGTCAGCTGGATGGTTGAACCCTCATCACAGGATTTTAATTCTTCCGCAGTCTGCGCACCGATCAGCGCACAGGTCGGGAAGGGCTGGTTCAGCACGTAAGCGAGCGCAATCTGTATGGCCGTCGCATTCTTCGAAGCGGCCAGTTGTTTAGCACGCTCTAACCGTTCCCAGTTCGCATCGCTATAAAATACCCGCACAAGATCCGCATTGTCCCGAATTTCCGGTGTGAACCGGCCGGTGAAGAATCCTCTCGCTTGGGAAGACCAGGAGAGCAGCGGAAACTGCTCAGCTTCATGCCACGCAATCGTCTCTGCATCGGCTGAGACGCAGCCTTTCCAGAACGGCTCGTTTGGTTTGGCCAGACTGAGATTCGGGCTGCTGAAGGAGAAACCGACCAGTCCATTCGCTTCGGCATAGGCATTGGCATCCCGGATGCGCTCCCACGTCCAGTTGGATACCCCAATGGCGCCAACGCTCCCATCGGCAATGTACTCATTCAGAGCTTCAATAACTTCACCTGCCGGAACCTCCGGGTCGTCACGGTGAAGAGCATACAGATCGATGAAATTCGTCTGCAGTCTCTCAAAACTCGTTGTGATGTCGCTCTTGATGTCTTTTTTATTTACGCGCGGACCATTCTGGTCATGATGGGCACCTTTGGTCAATATGACGATCTGATCCCGGTTACCTCTTTCCTGCATGTATCTGCCGATCACTTCTTCGCTTTGACCTCCACAGTAGATGTGGGCGGTATCAACGGAATTGCCGCCGATAGCCAGGTATGCATCCATATTCGCGGCTGCTTTCTCATACGAATCATGATAAAAGTAGTCCGTTCCTTTCATTAGCGCAGAGACAGGTTTGTTTAATCCCTTGATTGATATATATTTCATATTCATATCCTCCTTGGGTGTAATTACAACACAATTCGCTTCCGTTCATGGGCAGATTGCAGACAGGCGTCTATGACTTTCATATTGTGAACGGCATCCTCTGAAGAGTAGCGGAGAGGCTTGTTGTTCAAAATAGCTTCGGCCATATGGTCGCCTTGTTCGCTGTATGCGTTTGCACGAGGGACCTCGATTTCTTTACGTCCGTCGCCGGTCGTTAAGAAGAAGTTCGCTCCGTCCTCAGGCAGGCTATAGGCGTAAGGGACTTCAATCAGGCCATCCGTGCCCACAATTTCAAGAGGATTGCGATACGCCGCCCACATTCCGCAATCAAATGTCAGCGCTACATTCCCTCC
This Paenibacillus sp. JZ16 DNA region includes the following protein-coding sequences:
- a CDS encoding PAS domain-containing hybrid sensor histidine kinase/response regulator, with protein sequence MRQTAEHWVWEQMFDKLPMGAILISAVDEPVAKVNDRFCELTESKRSDLLQLKPSEIQVLSNLSIQQILQSLTYEQTSTLKRDSYFIHRNGDQVHVSVSISLLNHPAPGEAPWILCCIEPGTVQEKSSLPPTIKNDELLALISKSGQDLISISSADGIIEYISPSVTEILGYTQEEMTGQCRIDYYHQVDSEQMKEPGKLFSEEDSFVRRIRHKDGHYLWFETSFQLIRGAHGEVNKVLAIGRNITKRKTDEDTLAHAQRIAKIGSWRWDLITHTLTYSDEMRRIYGYQIRATEPNHNTLLSLVVPEDRERLEAAVSRAILGKADEIIYRIQLQDGQIRTIRAQWEVSVTKEGRPMEMVGMAQDITEQVQIEQQSLENENKYKLITENSLDFISSSTIDCSTFLYCSPSCYSLLGYRPDEMVGTSIFDYVYAEDIIPLQDYFNNCLDGKLLTPITFRYIHKDGRHIWFEVNCKYISTQDGQKNEIISIARDISERKLMEFKLKESEQRYRSLFEYNPSAVYSMNLDGDYLTANQNLQELTGYTLDELIGMYFGPIVAEKDMARTLFHFNQATEGIPQSYDLTIIHKDGHPIDINTINIPIFVDDEVVGVYGITRDITERIRTMEEIKKLSRELALLLNTVSEGIIGLDIHGHVAFINPAGAAMLDYEPATTIGRFCDQIIKEIRHDGTFYRGDDSPLVRAVQQGVPLSRAEIVLWRGDGTSFLADYQVNPIWDQGERKGAVMVFRDITDEKEIIRAKENAERADQAKTEFLTMMSHELRTPMNGIIGMIELLRTTHLDEDQLNYTDILMESSSSLLHILNEILDFSKIETGNMTLIQEPIDLRSLLEVVVDLFSAKAKEKGLSLSCSINSSTVPDVIIGDALRLRQVLVNLISNAIKFTHEGSITMSVEGLRRTGTQEITLAFQVKDTGIGIPAEQQHQLFTSFSQLHPSLNRKYGGTGLGLAISKKLVELMGGVIGVESRENVGSSFYFTIPIRTLQDEVTDKQA
- a CDS encoding DUF6022 family protein produces the protein MKSMKPLQEFLEEQQDNPIEAIGSYISEHIEGNWQKVLTVNQEKLLKAYNEAGDAAYGTFLNLLFLPIHKQLKEMGIRPEPNFPGNFDISREWGSQEGTDQQRWMWSTVYSPVKEPLGTIVTVVYHDHTQFRVPRQPRIIALHERGKEEVVAALSLKSPDFKEALEFTVEYEAYLRGVQE
- a CDS encoding aldo/keto reductase, encoding MKYISIKGLNKPVSALMKGTDYFYHDSYEKAAANMDAYLAIGGNSVDTAHIYCGGQSEEVIGRYMQERGNRDQIVILTKGAHHDQNGPRVNKKDIKSDITTSFERLQTNFIDLYALHRDDPEVPAGEVIEALNEYIADGSVGAIGVSNWTWERIRDANAYAEANGLVGFSFSSPNLSLAKPNEPFWKGCVSADAETIAWHEAEQFPLLSWSSQARGFFTGRFTPEIRDNADLVRVFYSDANWERLERAKQLAASKNATAIQIALAYVLNQPFPTCALIGAQTAEELKSCDEGSTIQLTREELDWLDLTIDQLASI
- a CDS encoding GNAT family N-acetyltransferase — protein: MDNRNIQTKPGSFFIENNGKTVAKISYSPQGNGVISIDHTYISPSLRGQGIADELVRKVIGYAREEDLKIIPACSYAGHYFDKNVDERDLLHK
- a CDS encoding TetR/AcrR family transcriptional regulator: MRRTKSEANETIQLLLKVARTHFTEKGYANAALEEIADEAKVTRGALYHHFKNKQGLFLAVLELVQSEIGQRVEAEADSSEDPWEQLLYGCRAFIATVVEPQNKRIMLIDGPSVVGWESWREMDEQNSMSHLREQLAFMQNQGMMKTVPVDAMTHALSGALNECSLWVAQMPETDKGIEETMDVITGMLQWFRVS
- a CDS encoding VOC family protein, with product MKLQGFYPVIMTEKVAESTEFYTRLFGFEVVFEADWYVSLKNGDQGQGAYEMALLSKNHPTVPSSFQKPVQGLILNFEVEDVDAEYQRLIIHEKLPLHLDIRDEEFGQRHFITSDPNGVMIDMIKVIPPSQAFMELYNEDVWSTDDDQPGK
- a CDS encoding DNA alkylation repair protein; protein product: MSTSTALKDYFGRELAILLSDRIKPLAPEFPSEVFIEAVSRKTATLELKGRVAVIAEELQQALPFGYPDSLEILLGIIGPENETEKGMFTEGYFLMPIAYFVERYGLDHFEISMNALYEITKRHTSEYAIRPFLLHYEDLCLEILKDWLSDDNSHVRRLVSEGTRPRLPWAKRIPVIKGDPAHNLALLEPLLQDSSGYVRKSVANHLHDLNKDYRDTVLPWLLEHLESCGMYGPWILQHSLRSMAKSGDQEVLKLLTSMRIASE
- the pepF gene encoding oligoendopeptidase F, giving the protein MGKLLTRSEVPIEATWNLDDLFVSQEAFEAGLKAIESQAAQLTRFRGRLGEGATVLLECLNEQEALMESISKVGAYARLRQSEDGTNPANLANSARTGDVLSRIQSSLTFIESELLDLEDGIIEQYITKEDGLVPYARSLTLLLESKPHRLSPETESVLASLGEVLGSPYRIYLRSKLSDMTFDDIQVNDGTKPVSFRLYENSYEMSEDTQLRREAYASFTKSLQGSRHTFAEAYATEVKKQVVMSRLRGYDSVTDMLLKPQQVTMEMYNNIHDTILTELAPHMRRLMKLKKRVLGLDQMLFCDLKAPMDTDFNPSITYEEACSTISSALSILGPEYGEIVQSAFSKRWVDYADNIGKSTGAFCSSVYGVHSYILMAWADNMRNAFTLAHEVGHAGHLMLAADHQRITNARPSLYFIEAPSTMNELLLADHLLSQSEDKRMRRSVILQLLSTYYHNYVTHLLEAEMQRRVYRHAMADEPITADKLSELKGAVLSDFWGDVVELDEGAKLTWMRQPHYYMGLYPYTYAAGLTASTAAAQLIREEGQPAVDRWLQVLKAGGSKSPLELMAMAGVDMSTSEPISKAVAYVGSLVDELESLYEE